In Gallus gallus isolate bGalGal1 chromosome 6, bGalGal1.mat.broiler.GRCg7b, whole genome shotgun sequence, a single genomic region encodes these proteins:
- the ITPRIP gene encoding inositol 1,4,5-trisphosphate receptor-interacting protein isoform X2: MPMGIFRVCLVVITAIVNHPLLFPKENGTVLENTEEIIQKMKEREEILRLEKLRLEQEIEGQEAAQKVLEKAAKVVEDVKEEKVQWDMWTALSMVIFLLIELWRQDFQEGNWQDTGADEDDMAVLGKAFKGVAFPDKAILASFYEKRILGTTGDMARMREMVEGFADDLLEALRSVCNRDADMEVEDCMGVGSMYENWRVRKPFVCDLIVPFAPPEPYCFRSQIWCSGDSFPPDEQGYGTIKVCRADEDETGCICDKTKLGEDMLCLLHSQGNTTRLSSEMEDLLCFKNTQYLDADQVMKWFQIAVTKAWNKISHKYEFDLSFSLLDSPGALKIKFRSGKSIAFNLTPVVQYENSDVYFISHFPRNCLAADLPSSTHWFLTFAVYERRFIQMISKMLPANACHVSCLQILSFLHGKQCSLTGPSGLTNYHLKTVLLHLLQTRPSQDWAPEKLEARLQDMLKFLEKCLHEKKLYHFFIGNGKVPAELGFPIIFQRAEPLNLFRPFVLHRDVYRKTIDTFHEMLRNTSALISEYMVHIPHVQTNGIHKESV, encoded by the coding sequence ATGCCCATGGGAATCTTCCGAGTGTGCCTAGTGGTGATTACAGCTATTGTCAACCACCCACTCCTCTTCCCTAAAGAGAATGGCACTGTCCTCGAGAATACAGAAGAAATCATCCAGAAGATGAAGGAGCGGGAGGAGATCCTTCGGCTAGAGAAGTTGCGCTTGGAACAGGAAATTGAAGGTCAGGAAGCTGCACAGAAGGTtctggaaaaagcagcaaaagtaGTGGAGGATGTCAAAGAGGAAAAGGTCCAATGGGATATGTGGACTGCTCTTTCCATGGTCATCTTCCTATTGATTGAGCTCTGGAGGCAGGATTTCCAGGAGGGGAACTGGCAGGACACAGGAGCAGACGAGGATGACATGGCTGTCCTGGGGAAAGCATTTAAAGGGGTGGCCTTCCCTGACAAGGCTATCTTAGCCAGCTTCTATGAGAAGCGCATCCTGGGTACCACCGGAGACATGGCCAGAATGCGGGAAATGGTGGAAGGCTTTGCAGATGACCTGCTGGAGGCCTTGAGGAGTGTTTGTAACCGGGATGCTGACATGGAAGTGGAGGACTGCATGGGTGTGGGGAGCATGTATGAGAATTGGAGAGTGCGTAAACCTTTTGTCTGCGATCTGATAGTGCCTTTTGCACCCCCAGAGCCATATTGTTTCCGGTCCCAGATATGGTGCTCTGGTGACTCTTTTCCCCCAGATGAACAAGGTTACGGCACTATCAAGGTATGCAGGGCAGATGAGGATGAGACAGGTTGCATCTGTGACAAGACTAAACTAGGAGAAGATATGCTGTGCCTCCTCCATAGCCAAGGCAATACTACCAGACTCAGCAGTGAAATGGAAGACCTCCTGTGCTTCAAAAATACGCAATATCTCGATGCTGACCAAGTCATGAAGTGGTTCCAGATTGCAGTCACCAAGGCCTGGAACAAAATTTCCCACAAGTATGAATTTGATCTGTCTTTTAGCCTCTTAGACTCCCCAGGAGCCCTGAAGATAAAATTTAGATCGGGGAAATCAATTGCCTTCAACCTCACCCCTGTGGTGCAGTACGAGAACTCTGATGTTTACTTCATCTCTCATTTCCCTCGGAACTGCCTGGCAGCAGACCTCCCCTCCAGCACTCACTGGTTCCTCACCTTTGCAGTGTATGAGCGGAGGTTCATCCAGATGATCTCCAAAATGTTGCCTGCCAATGCCTGCCATGTCAGCTGCCTTCAGatcctctccttcctccacgGGAAGCAGTGCAGCCTCACAGGTCCAAGTGGGCTCACCAACTACCACCTGAAGACAGTGTTGCTGCATCTGCTGCAGACACGTCCAAGTCAGGACTGGGCCCCAGAGAAGTTGGAGGCCCGTCTGCAGGACATGCTGAAATTCCTGGAGAAATGTTTGCATGAAAAGAAGCTCTACCACTTCTTCATTGGCAATGGGAAGGtaccagcagagctgggcttcCCCATCATATTCCAGAGGGCTGAGCCTCTCAACCTTTTCCGTCCCTTTGTTCTACACAGGGATGTTTACAGAAAGACAATTGACACATTCCATGAGATGCTCAGGAACACATCTGCACTGATAAGTGAGTACATGGTGCACATTCCCCATGTACAAACCAACGGGATCCACAAGGAATCTGTTTAA
- the ITPRIP gene encoding inositol 1,4,5-trisphosphate receptor-interacting protein isoform X1 has product MPKGNLFSVATGRESWSSQKLSNEGIRLGRPETSKFGICFFPAIKSKRSEGTAMPMGIFRVCLVVITAIVNHPLLFPKENGTVLENTEEIIQKMKEREEILRLEKLRLEQEIEGQEAAQKVLEKAAKVVEDVKEEKVQWDMWTALSMVIFLLIELWRQDFQEGNWQDTGADEDDMAVLGKAFKGVAFPDKAILASFYEKRILGTTGDMARMREMVEGFADDLLEALRSVCNRDADMEVEDCMGVGSMYENWRVRKPFVCDLIVPFAPPEPYCFRSQIWCSGDSFPPDEQGYGTIKVCRADEDETGCICDKTKLGEDMLCLLHSQGNTTRLSSEMEDLLCFKNTQYLDADQVMKWFQIAVTKAWNKISHKYEFDLSFSLLDSPGALKIKFRSGKSIAFNLTPVVQYENSDVYFISHFPRNCLAADLPSSTHWFLTFAVYERRFIQMISKMLPANACHVSCLQILSFLHGKQCSLTGPSGLTNYHLKTVLLHLLQTRPSQDWAPEKLEARLQDMLKFLEKCLHEKKLYHFFIGNGKVPAELGFPIIFQRAEPLNLFRPFVLHRDVYRKTIDTFHEMLRNTSALISEYMVHIPHVQTNGIHKESV; this is encoded by the exons ATGCCAAAAggcaatttgttttctgttgcaaCAGGGAGGGAATCATGGAGCTCCCAGAAGCTCAGCAATGAGGGAATACGGCTAGGCAGGCCTGAAACCTCCAAGTTTggaatttgtttctttccagcaATAAAGTCCAAGCGAAG cgAAGGAACTGCCATGCCCATGGGAATCTTCCGAGTGTGCCTAGTGGTGATTACAGCTATTGTCAACCACCCACTCCTCTTCCCTAAAGAGAATGGCACTGTCCTCGAGAATACAGAAGAAATCATCCAGAAGATGAAGGAGCGGGAGGAGATCCTTCGGCTAGAGAAGTTGCGCTTGGAACAGGAAATTGAAGGTCAGGAAGCTGCACAGAAGGTtctggaaaaagcagcaaaagtaGTGGAGGATGTCAAAGAGGAAAAGGTCCAATGGGATATGTGGACTGCTCTTTCCATGGTCATCTTCCTATTGATTGAGCTCTGGAGGCAGGATTTCCAGGAGGGGAACTGGCAGGACACAGGAGCAGACGAGGATGACATGGCTGTCCTGGGGAAAGCATTTAAAGGGGTGGCCTTCCCTGACAAGGCTATCTTAGCCAGCTTCTATGAGAAGCGCATCCTGGGTACCACCGGAGACATGGCCAGAATGCGGGAAATGGTGGAAGGCTTTGCAGATGACCTGCTGGAGGCCTTGAGGAGTGTTTGTAACCGGGATGCTGACATGGAAGTGGAGGACTGCATGGGTGTGGGGAGCATGTATGAGAATTGGAGAGTGCGTAAACCTTTTGTCTGCGATCTGATAGTGCCTTTTGCACCCCCAGAGCCATATTGTTTCCGGTCCCAGATATGGTGCTCTGGTGACTCTTTTCCCCCAGATGAACAAGGTTACGGCACTATCAAGGTATGCAGGGCAGATGAGGATGAGACAGGTTGCATCTGTGACAAGACTAAACTAGGAGAAGATATGCTGTGCCTCCTCCATAGCCAAGGCAATACTACCAGACTCAGCAGTGAAATGGAAGACCTCCTGTGCTTCAAAAATACGCAATATCTCGATGCTGACCAAGTCATGAAGTGGTTCCAGATTGCAGTCACCAAGGCCTGGAACAAAATTTCCCACAAGTATGAATTTGATCTGTCTTTTAGCCTCTTAGACTCCCCAGGAGCCCTGAAGATAAAATTTAGATCGGGGAAATCAATTGCCTTCAACCTCACCCCTGTGGTGCAGTACGAGAACTCTGATGTTTACTTCATCTCTCATTTCCCTCGGAACTGCCTGGCAGCAGACCTCCCCTCCAGCACTCACTGGTTCCTCACCTTTGCAGTGTATGAGCGGAGGTTCATCCAGATGATCTCCAAAATGTTGCCTGCCAATGCCTGCCATGTCAGCTGCCTTCAGatcctctccttcctccacgGGAAGCAGTGCAGCCTCACAGGTCCAAGTGGGCTCACCAACTACCACCTGAAGACAGTGTTGCTGCATCTGCTGCAGACACGTCCAAGTCAGGACTGGGCCCCAGAGAAGTTGGAGGCCCGTCTGCAGGACATGCTGAAATTCCTGGAGAAATGTTTGCATGAAAAGAAGCTCTACCACTTCTTCATTGGCAATGGGAAGGtaccagcagagctgggcttcCCCATCATATTCCAGAGGGCTGAGCCTCTCAACCTTTTCCGTCCCTTTGTTCTACACAGGGATGTTTACAGAAAGACAATTGACACATTCCATGAGATGCTCAGGAACACATCTGCACTGATAAGTGAGTACATGGTGCACATTCCCCATGTACAAACCAACGGGATCCACAAGGAATCTGTTTAA